The stretch of DNA TGGATAGCGAGACGAGGGTTCTCGTCCAGGGCATAACAGGCAGGGAGGGCTCCTTCCACGCCAAGGCCATGCTTGAGTACGGCACCAAAGTGGTTGCCGGCGTGACCCCCGGGAAGGGTGGCAGCGAGGTCCACGGCGTCCCGGTGTACGATAGTGTGAAGGAGGCTCTGGCCGAGCACCCGGAGATAAACACGAGCATAGTATTCGTCCCAGCACCCTTCGCGCCGGACGCAGTCTACGAGGCGGTGGACGCGGGGATAAGGCTTGTGGTGGTGATAACCGAGGGCATTCCAGTCCACGACACCATGAGGTTCGTGAACTACGCCAGGCAGAAGGGGGCCACCATCATAGGGCCGAACTGCCCCGGAGCCATAACCCCGGGCCAGGCCAAGGTGGGCATCATGCCGGGCCACATTTTCAAGGAGGGCGGTGTGGCCGTGGTCAGCAGGAGCGGGACCCTGACCTACGAGATAAGCTACATGCTGACAAGGCAGGGGATAGGCCAGTCCACGGTTATAGGGATAGGCGGCGACCCCATAGTAGGGCTGAGCTTCACAGAGGCCCTCAAGCTCTTCCAGGAGGACCCGCAGACGGAGGCCCTCGTGCTCATAGGCGAGATAGGCGGCGACATGGAGGAGAGGGCTGCGGAGATGATAAAGAAGGGGGAGTTCACCAAGCCCGTGATAGCCTACATAGCAGGGAGGACCGCCCCGCCGGAGAAGAGGATGGGCCACGCCGGGGCGATAATAATGATGGGCACGGGGACCTACGAGGGCAAGGTTAAGGCGCTTAGGGAGGCCGGCGTGGAGGTGGCGGAGACGCCCTTCGAGGTGCCGGAGCTGGTTAGGAAGGCTCTGAGGAGGTAGCGGGAGGCCGAGGTCCTCACCCGCCTACCCCCTCCCCCTTCTCCTCCTGCTCTGCAGCTCCTCCCCAGTCCCCCTTGCTATAACCTCGTAGAGGACAGCCCTCTTACCCTCCCCGGGCCTGAGGAGGCGGCCAAGCCTCTGTATGAACTGCCTCCTACTTCCTGTCCCCGAGACGAGTATGCCGACGTTTGCGTCGGGTATGTCGAGGCCCTCGTCCCCGACAGTGGTCACCACCAGTGCTCCAGCCTTTAGGGCCCTGAACTTGGCTAGGGTCGCCTCCCTCACCCTCCTCTCCAGCCCGCCGTGGAGGAGGAGCGCGCCTGTCCGCCTGGCTATCTCCTCGGCCTGCCTCCTGTACTGGGTGAACACTATCACCTTCGAGCCCCGGGAGAGCTCCTCCCTCACCAGCTTCTCGACAGCCCTGATCTTCGACTCGCTCAGCTGGACTATCTCCTTCATCCTCGTGTTCACCCTTATAGCCTCGATGGCTGTGGGGTCTCCCCTCCTCGCGTCCTCGAGTATCTTCTCGAAGCTCCTCCCCCGGGCCAGGATCCTGTACTTCCTCTTCAGGTCCTCGTAGAGCCTCTTCTCCTCCTCCTCCAGCTCCACCTTCACCCTCCTTATAACGAAGGGGGCTAGGTAGCCCTTCCTGGTCAGCTCGCCGGGGCTGCTGCTATACACAACACCGCCCACCAGGCTGTAGACCTCCTCGTGCCTCCCGTCCTCCCGCTCTATGGTGGCGGAGAGGCCCATCCTGTAGGGGGCTGGGCTGGCTGAGGCTATCCTCTTGAACTTGTCAGCGGGGATGTGGTGGGCCTCGTCGAACACTAGGAAGGGGAAGAGGGGGGCTAGCCTGTCTATGTGGCGGTACGCAGTCTGGTACGTGGTGACCGTTATCGGGGCTAGCCTCTTCTCCTCCCCGTAGTACGCCCCCACCAGGCTGTGGGCGTCTGTGAACCTCCTGAAGGCGTCTATCCACTGGCGGACGTGGTCCCTGGTGTAGACGACTATGAGGCTCCACACCCCAGCCCAGGCCACAGCGGCTATGGCCACTACAGTCTTCCCCGCCCCCGTGGGCAGCACTATAACCCCCCGACCCCCCGCCTTCCTCCACGCCTCCAGAGCCTCCTCCTGGTAGTCCCTGAGCTCGCCTGTGAAGCGTACGGGCCGGGGGAGGCTGCGGGAGGAGGGGGGGAAGACCCTGTCCTCGACCTTGAGCCCCCTCCTCTCGAACGCCTCCCTGAGGCGGGGGTACATTATGGGCGGCGCCCTGTAGGCCCTCGCCTCCCTGTCGTAGGGGAGGCTCAGCCCCTCCTCCTCCAGTATGGGCTTGAGCATGACCCTGCTGCTTATGTAGACCCAGCCGCCCCTCAGCTCCAGGACGACCCGGAGGGCCTCTTCGGCAGCCCTCTTGAGCGCCTCTAGATCCTCCTCCACCGCCACGCCCAGGTCCTCGAGGGACGCGATAGCGTCCCAGAGTGTGAGGCCGTTACCCCTCAGCCTCTCAGGGTCTATCCTGAAGAGCCCGTATCCCCTGTCCCTCCCGAGGTAGCGGGCGTAGCGCGAGATCTCCCCGAAGACTTCGTCGCTCAGCCACCCTCTAACCCTGAAGGTCAGCCTCCAAGGCCCCAGCTCCCTCTCCACCCTCTAATCACCCCTGAGGCGACGGCGGCGCCGGCTCCAGCCCCTCAACACTCCACCCCTCCGGCTCGACCCCAAGCTTCTCAAGCGCCTTCTTGACCCTATAGGGCGGGTCTAGCGGTATTACTATCTCAACGCACCCCCTGTCCAGCGCGACCTTCGAGACCTCCGGCCAGTCAGCCGCCTTGAGGAGCCTGGGGCCCCACTCGTCGCCGCAGCCCCTAAGGACTAGGGCGGCCGCCGAGTAGCACTCGTCCTCCATGCTCCAGGATACGTGGTAGAAGACCTGTAGGCCGCCGGCGCTCGAGAGGCGTATGAGGGCCTCGTCCACCCCCATCTTCTCCAGGGCGGCGACGACGGCGTGCAGCTCCTCCTCGCCAGCATCTACCAGGGGGAGGCCGTCCTCGATACAGGGCCCGGCTTGATGCGTGGGTTCCAGCTCAACCCCGCCCCCCGCGGGTCGCCGCTTAACACTCGCCTCATCGCCGGGCCCCCGCTCCATCTCGCCTCCTCTGTATAGGTTTATGGATCCCCGGGGGTGTTAAGGCTTGGCCACCGCCACACGGGTTTTGCGGCCCTCGTCCACACGATGTTATAGGGGCGCTACAGTTCAACGCGGCATAAAGCGTCTGCCCCCTTATATCCCCCGTAGTCCCCGTGATTGTCTCATGGGGTGCTGGACTATTACGCCTGCTAGGGGCCCGGCGGCGTGCCCCCCGGTGGAGGCGCCGCAGGGGGAGGCCAGGTATAGGGCGGCGCTTATACTGAGGTCTGCCAGGAGGTTCATGACTCTGAGGGAGCTCTCCGAGGTCCTCGGGCTCCCCGTCTCGGCTGTGTCTAGGTACTCGAACCTGAAGCTCCTCCCCAGCGTGGAGAGCGCTAGGAGGATAATTGAGGGGTTGCTCTCCAGGCCGGTCCTCTCGAGCATACTTATGAAGAGGATAACTGCCTCGAGGACGGGGCGGGAGGCCACGGTCTACGATATCTCCTCGGCGGCGGGGGACCCCGATATACTACACCTTGTTGGGGAGTACGTGTGCGCGAGGTCTAGGGGCCTCTTCGACGCGATAGTAGCCCCGGAGGTGGGCGGGGTGACGTTCGCCACCGCGGTGGCCATGGTGTCGAGGAAGCCCCTCGCGATAGCCAGGAGAAGCAGGATGGGGTGGGAGAGGTTCGTGGAGATACCCGTCTACAGGGACCCGGCGACGGTGGAGTACTACTATCTAAACCTGGACTACCTCAGGGGTGTGGAGGCCGCGATTATAGTGGACGACTTCGGCGTCAGGGGCGCCACCCTAGCCGGGTTCGTCGAAGCCCTAGAGGGCCACGGCATTGAGGTGAAGGGTGTCTACCTGATGGTCGGTGTGGGGGGAGACTGGAGGAAGGCCCACCCGGCCGCGGAGGCCATACTCGAGATAGGGCTATAGCATGGCCGGTGAGGGCGGCGTCAGTGAGGTCACCACTCGCCATCCCCCCGCGGGGCCGCGGGGGCCCTGGGGGGTGCTGCACTCGGCAAAGACATCATCCTGCCCCGTGTATATGGCTAGGAGGGGGCCCGGGGTATAAGGGTTGGCCCCCTGCTACCCTAGGAGCTGGTCCACGATCTTCTGGGGGTCGAAGGGCCTGAGGTCCTCGTACCTCTGGCCCGTGCCTATGTAGAGTATGGGCTTCCTTATGGCGTGGGCCACGGAGACTAGGGTGCCGCCCTTTGGGTCGGCGTCCACCTTGGTCACTATAACCCCGTCCACCCCGACAGCCTCGTCGAAGAGCCTCGCCTGCTCGACAGCGTCGTTACCGGTGAGGGAGTCGACCACGAGTATCTTGTAGTCGGGCTTCACAACCCGGACTATCTTCCTCAGCTCCTCAACCAGGTTGCTGTCGACGTGCATCCTGCCGGCTGTGTCCACGAGGACGGCGCAGAAGCCCCTTGACTCCGCATGCTTTACAGCGTCATATGCCACACTCGCCGGGTCGCCGCCGTATCGGCCCCGGACTATGGGGACGCCCAGCTTCTCCGCGTGGACGGCGAGCTGCTCCTGGGCGCCCGCCCTGAAGGTGTCGGCCGCGGCTATCACCGGCGTAACCCCGGCCTTCCTCAGCATGTACGCCACCTTCGCTATAGTCGTCGTCTTCCCCGTCCCGTTGACGCCCAGGAACAGTATGACCAGGGGCCTCCCGCCGCAGCGCCGCCTAGCCTCGGCTGCGAGGTCAGGCCTCGGCCCCGGGTCGAGCAGCGTTAGCAGCGCCTTCCTGAGGGCATCCCTGACAACCTTCTCCACGGGCTCGCCCCGCCTCACCCTGTAGCCCGTGAGCCCCTCCTTGACGCCCGCCACTATCGACTCCGCCGCCTCGAGGGCTACGTCGGACTCGACCAGGTCTATGAGGATATCGTCCAGCACCGGCTCGAGGTCCTCAGGCTTCAGCTCCTTGTAGGCGAGAGTGTCCACTATCCCCCGGGCTATGTGCTCTGAGGCCCTGTTTAGAGCCTCCCTAAGCCTCCCAAACAACCTCCTCGACACACCTCCGGATAACGTGTTCTAGGTAGGAGTGGGGGCGCGGGGTCCTGTGGCTGGGGACGGGGGAGGCTGGGGGCCCCCGGGTTTAGGAGCCCTGCTTCTGCTGCTGCCCCGCCTGCTGGGCGGCCTGGCCTGCGGTGAGGGCTTGAAGCAGCTGTAGGTACTGGTCGTGGGTCCTCGAGAGCTTGTCCAGCTCCTGCTTCAGCGTCTCTAGACTCCTTTTGAGGGCGTCCTCCTTCTTGGCCAGTATCTCGGTGGCCTTTGCCGTGTCGAGCTTGGCGTAGACGTTGAGGCCCAGGTGTACAATCGCCTTGCCCGGCTCCAGCAGCCTGGCCTTAAGTATCGTGTTGAGCTCGGGGTCACCGGGGAACAGGGTTTCCCCGTCCTGGCCGGCGGCCTTCTCCACGGTCTCCTTCGCCGCCTGCACGCTCCTGAGCCTGAGCTCGAGCTGGGCTAGGACGCCCTGGAGCTCGGCTATCTGGTCCCTTATCATCTGGAGCTGGGCGGCTATCTCCTCGGGGCTGGGCATCTGCTGCGCCACCATGTTCACCCCGTCTTGACGAAGCGCTCCAGCGAGGCCAGCCTTATTATGTTGAGGTCCTCAACCTCCCCGGGGTCCACCTCCTCCACGCTCCTAATCCTGATGTGCTTCCTCCTCAGCTTGTGCCTGCTCCCCAGGTCGGAGTAGACCTTCTCCAGTGCGTGCTCCCGCTTCAGAGCCCTAACATAGACCTCGAACTTCCTCCACTCCGGGTACCTGTCGTGGGATATGAGCATCTCACCCTTAACCCTATACACCTTAACCTCGCTCACTTCACTCCACCTCCGAGGGCCACCTGTATACGCGCTATCTCGGGGCCCGTTGTATCCTCTCCAACCAGGGCCCCATAACTGTTCGCAACCAGGCCGGTCCTAACGAACTCGACCCCGAAGTTTATGGTGCCGGCCTCGAACGGCACCTTAAAAACGTCTGAGAGGAACTTGAGCTCCTCCTCGCTAGCGTCCGGGTGGGCCAGGCCTCCCCTGTTGGTCACCACTATAGCCGAGCCCACGGTGTAAACCCCCGCCACCGAGCCCTCGACAACCTCGACCCCCAGCGTGTCCGAGACGGTCTTCAAAGCCTCCTTCTCGAGCCCGGGCGAGGCTAGGCAGGCCCTGTCGTTGCAGACGATAACGTTACCGAGGGCGTTGCTCCTAGTGGGGACTATACCCACCTCAACACCCTCCAGCGCCTTCCTAACCAGCTCAACCTCCCTGTCAACACCCTCTGGCAGGAGGATCCCCCTGCTGTTGCCCGTGGTCAGCACGCCCACCAGCCTCATACCGAGAACCCTGAGCCTCACAACCCGCTCCATAGCCACCCCGAGGACCTCGGAGATAGTCCTGACATCGTCCGCCCCAATGTCGTCCGGGGCTAGCACGTAGGAGTCGGAGGCGGTTAGGTACACGCCTATATTAGGGTTGCCATAGAGGCTCAGCTTCTCCACGGTAAAGCTGCCGCCATTGCTCATCAACAACCACCTTCACACCAGCCATAGCGTTAACACGCTGGGGGCGGGGTTCCACCTGTGGCCCGGCATAGGCGTTGTAGGCGCCTGGGGGTTCAGCCCTTGTACCTGCCGGGCCTGAGCTTCCTGCCCGCCAGCCTTACTACCGCCTTCCTTATCCTCTCCCCACCCTCCTCCGGCTCCTCCTCTCTTATAGAGACTATTATCTTGACCCTCGCCGGCGGCTTCTCCCTACTCCTGCTCCAGATGTAGTTGTTCAGCTCGTTGTCGATGACGACCTCGTCCGCCTTGGTGTGGCGCCTGACGAACTCCCTCACCATCCTCACAGCCCTTATGGCCCTCCTAGTCCTCCTACCCCAGTATACGCGGCGGAGGTTTACCACGTAAACCCAAGTCCCCTCGCTGGGCACCACTCACCCACCCCCGGGCTAGACCTTCAGCTTGCTCCTCCTCCAGTGCCTCCTCAGGAGGTTGAACCTTATCCTCCTACTCGTCCTTATGACCACCCAGACGGGTATGGCCCTGTTTGACTTGAGGGCTCTGGCGAGCCTGAGCTTCCTGCCCAGAGGCTTGTTCCTAGCCATGCACCACCCCCTCCGGGTTAGCCCTAGAGTCCAGCGGTTTTATTCTGCCAGCTACTTCCTCTTTATCCTTATCTCGAAGTCTCTCCTAGTGCTCCTGTCCAGCTCGAGGAGTATCTGGACCAGCGTGTCGTCGTCCACCGGCGGCGTTATCCTGCCGGTCTGCACTAGCTGTATCACCGCGTTCTCCGCGGCCTCAGCTATCTCGGGCCTCACGAGCCTCAGGTTGGCTAGCCTCTCCCTCGCCTTGCTGGTTAGGAGGCGTCTCAGTATCGCGTCCTTCTGGGCCCTCAGCCTCGCCTGCTCCTCCTCTCTCCTCCTCTCCTCCTCGAGCCTGCGCTGGAGCTCCAGCATCTTCCTCCTCCTTATCTCCTCAAGCTCATCGTCGTACTCGTAGGACAACCCTACCTACACCTCCAGGGTTACATCCAGGATTGTGGGTTGACTTAGGGGCCTATTAATATGAGGATGAGGAGGTCTAGAGGTACCTCTCCAGCTCGGGCCTGGTCTTGACGAGCTCCTCCATTATCTCCCTGGCGGTGGTGTCGAGGAGGCTTCTCCCAGCGGGCGATATAGTCCTCCCCCTCCCGGGCACCTTCACCACGAGCCCTGCCTCCTCGAGCTGCTGGAGTATCTTGCGGGGCACGCTCCCCCCGGCCTTCCTGAAGTGCTCTGGCGCCGACCCCCTGTTCTGCCTGCCCCCGTATATGGTTCGGAACGTCTCTATCCCTATCGGCTCGGGGCTCTTGTAGAGCTTCCTCAGTATGCTGGCGGCCCTTACGTACCACCAGTCCCTGTCCGTGGGGGGCCTCTCCTTGTGGGGCCCCGTCTTGGCGAAGTAGGCCCAGGCTGGCGGCTTGACCTGGGGGTACTTCTCCTTCAGCTTCCTGGCTACCCTCCTTATCAGGAGGTCTGCAGGCACCTCTAGAGCGTTGACCATTGCGGCTACTCCACCCAGGACCCAAGGAGTCTCCTGCTCGGCCTTTTAACCTTACTGCCGCCCCTCCTGGGCCTGTAGAGTATGAAGGTGTAGCCCCTGACGCCCATGAGCCTGGCGCCGAGGCTGCCTGCAACCCTCCTCGCCAACTCCCTCCTACCGCCCTCCTCCCTCTTGAGGGCGGTCTTCAGCATCTTAACCTTGACAACCTCCTTCTTCTCGAGCCTGGCGTCAATCTCCCTTAGGACCTCCCTGGTGACCCCCGCCTTGCCTATTATCACGTCCGCCCTGCCGTGGTGGGCCCTGCGGACCCTTGTCCTCACGCTCTCCACTATCCCTCCCTCCTGAACCGTATTCCGCGGCCGGCGGGGATATAGGCGCCCCGCCCCGGGGGCCCTTCCTGTAGGGGTACCTGTGTATCCAGCCGCAGCTTAGGCAGGTGACTACCGTGTATGACATGCCCCCCTGGCTCCTGAGCCTGACCCTGGCGGTGAGGCCTGGTATGAGGGGTGTTCTGCAGTTCTTGCAGAAGAGCCTCTTCACCCTCCTGGGCGGCCTGACCCTGGTGGAGGCGGCCAGCTGGAAGAGCTGCTCCGCGACCCTCCTAGCCTCGCCCGTGAGGCCCCTGCGGGCCAGCTCCAGGGCCCAGCGGGCCAGCCTCTCCTCCTCCCTCCTGACTAGGGTGGTGAAGCTCCTCCTACACCTGCTCCGCCGGCTCTTCAACCCTCCTCAACTGCCTCTTGTACATCTCGAGCAGCTCGTGGGTTGTTGTCGCGTCCTCCGGACTCTTGTCGTCCCTCCACCTTATGAACCTGGGGAACCTTATGCTTATCCCCACCCCCGGCCTCACAGTGTTGAGGCAGCAGGTGTGCATTGGTGAGAGGGTGAGCTCGGCGCCCAGTATCTCCGCCACGAGGGCGGGCTCCACCCACACGTCAGGCTCTATCCTCGACTCTACCCTCGGGTGCTTCCTGGGTATGATGTGCTTCTTCAGCATCTCGTTCATCCTGTCCAGCTCCTCGTCCGTGAACCCTGTGGCCACCTTGCAGACGGTGGGGAACACGTCCCTGTCTGGGTCGTAGGCGGCCATGAGCAGGCTGCTGAGCTTCCCGCCCCTCTTCCCCCTGCCGTAGAAGGCGCCCACCACTACGAGGTCCACCGTGTCCATCATCTCGCTCTTGTAATCCCTCTTCAGCTTGACCCACAGCCACCCCCTTACGCCCGCGGTGTAGACTGAGTCCCTGTGGACGGCCTTGACCATGACGCCCTCGGCCCCCTCCTCTATGGCCTTCAGGAAGAAGGTCCACAGCTCCTCGGGGTCGCTGGTCTCGATGGACTCCGCCAGCCTCCAGAGGGGCGTCTCCACAACTATCTCCTTGAGCCTCCTGCGCCTCTCGGGGAGGGGTTTGCTTGTGAGGTCCTCGCCGTCCACGTAGAGGGCGTCGAAGAGGAAGACGGCGACGGGCACCTCCCTCATGACCCTGTGTATGTCGTGCTTCCTCTTCCTCTGCATGAGGACCTGGAAGGGCTGTATCTCATAGTTGTCTGGGTCTACGGCCACTATCTCCCCCTCGACTATAGCCTCCCCGGCTTTGAGGCCCTTCCTCGCCATCTCAACCACGTCGGGGAACATCCTGGTTATGTTCTCAAGCCTCCTCGAGTAGATGTAGACCTCCCCGTCCTTCTTGTGTATCTGCGCCCTCTCCCCATCGTACTTATACTCGACGACAGCCCTGCCCCCCACCTTCCTGAGTATCTCAGCCGGGTCCCTCCCCCTCTCGGCCAGCATCGGCCTTATAGGAACGCCGACCTGGGGCTTCACACCCCTCAGCGCATCAACACCCTCCCTGGCCACGACCTCCGCTATGTAGCCTAGGTCGGCCCTGAGGTTGTAGGCCCTCTCTATAACGGGCCTCGCGTGGGCCCCGCCGCCGAAGGCCATGGCGAGGGCGTCGAGGACGGTCGCGTCCCCAACACCCACCCTCAGCCTCCCCTCCACAAACCTCACAATATACTTCGCCTCCACGGGCTCGGCGTCCGCCAGGAGGCCGGCCAGCAGCCTAAGCTTGATGTCCCTGCTCCCCTCACCCTGCGCCATGGCTATCCTGTACAGCGTGTTGTAAACCCTCCTCACAGTCAGCGCCTCCCCCCCTCCCGCCATGAACGCCTCCAGGGTGACGGCCCTGGCAGCCCGGGAGCGGTACTCCCGCGACAGCCTCTCGGCCACACTCCCCAGGTCGCCTACAGACTTGTAGAGCCTCTCAACCCTCTCCTCAGTGGCCTTGTAAGCCAGGGCTATGGCCTTTACAAGCAGCTTCTCCCCGACACCCAGCTCCGGCAGCCCCTTCCAGTCGGGCCCCAGCTTCCCCTGGATCAGGTACACCACAATACCGATCGCCCCCGGGGGCGTGGACTTGAAGAGCCTTGTGAGGAGGAGGGTGAGCTGCGTCCTAGAGGTTATCCTCTCCATGGAGGCGAAGGCCTCAGCCACGGGCTTGAAAGGCATGTCACCGCCTCCAACACCCCCAGAGCTAGAAGCCAAAACCAGACACCCCACCAACCCACAATAAACATATTAGAACCCCAGGCTTGAATAGGTTGGCATCCCAAGCAGGTACAACTGGGGGCGGTGAGTGCAACCCGGCAAGTCCGAGCGCCGTCACCCCCCGCCTGGGGCAGCTCTGGGCGGGGGATGCTATGAGTGGAAGTCGGGGTTTAACGAGCCCCCCGCCCGGCTCCATGGGCCAAGCGTTATCAACCCCGGTGTGCCCTAGGGTTTCTCACGGGATGAATGGGCCGACATAGTCCGACGGCCCCTCCGGGTGTCTTCCGGTTTTCGCCGGGCTGGATGACGTGGGGTCAATGGAATGACCTCCCCCGCGCCCCTCTGTGGCACTAGTATAGCGTATGACGCTGGCCTCGCCGAGGTCCTCGAGGCCTCCTCCGGGCCCCTATGCAGCCTGCTAGCCAGCCTGGAGAGGCCTCCTCCCAGGCTTTACGTTAGGGTTAACACGCTGAAGGTCGGTGTAGACCGCTACCTGGAGATGCTGAGGGGTGTGGGGCTGGAGTTTAGGGTTGACGAGGATATTCCAGAGGCCATTTGGCACCCTGTGGAGGGGCCCTTCTCCTGGGAGTTCAGGGGGAAGAGGGTTGTCGCCGACAAGGTGGCCAGCGAGAGCGTCCTCATGGGCAGCGACCTCTACGCGCCGGGGGTGGTTTACGCCAGGGGTGTTGAGAGGGGTGACGAGGTTGTTATTGTGGCGCCGAACGGGAGGGTCGTTGGCGGCGGCGTTGCTGTTATGTCGTGGCGAGAGATGAGGAGGGCTGGCAGGGGCCTGGCTGTGAGGGTGACGAAGCCGATATACAGGGCTCCCAGGGTCTCGGAGCTTCCGGGGTTCAGGGAGGGCCTGGTGTACGGTCAGAGCGTCACCTCGATGTACGTGGCCAGGGCTCTCGACCCGAGGCCGGGGTGGGTTGTGGTCGACTTAAACGCCGCCCCCGGGGGGAAGGTTAGCCACGTCGCCCAGCTGGCGGGGAGGGAGGCGGTGATAGTGGCTATAGACAGGCCGAGCAAGGTTGGGAGGCTGAGGGAGACTCTGGAGAGGCTGGGGGCCGGGTGGGTGAGGGTGGTGGGGGGAGATAGCAGGAGGGCCTCCCGCCTCCTACCCGGGCTGGCGGGGAGGGTTGATGCGGTCCTCGTCGACCCTCCGTGCACGAACATAGGCGTCATACCCAAGGTGTTCGACGTCAAGACCCTCAGGGACAGCGCCGCCGCATCCCGCTACCAGTGGATGTTCGTGGAGGAGGCCTGGAGGCTCCTGAGGAGGGGGGGCCTGCTGGCCTACTCCACCTGCACCCTCTCCAGCCTGGAGAACGAGCTTATAGTAGCGAGGGCGGAGGAGCTGGGCTTCAGGCTCACATGGAGCTGGGGGTTGCGGCCGAGCAGGGGGAGGAGGAGCTGGCTGGGGTTCAGGTGGGAGCCGCACAGGGACGGGACGCCCGGCTTCTTCCTCGCGATACTCGAGAAGCCCTAGACAGCCCCCCGGTACCTCAGCCTCACCACCCCCAGCCCCAGCCTGGCGGCCAGCCTCTGGAGGGTGTAGTCGTCTGTCGCCACCGCCACCCTGCAGCCCTGCCAGGCCAGGTCCAGGGCGAGGGCGAGGACCTCGAGGTCCGCCCCGCTGAGCCTCCCCAGGACGCCGGCCCTCCTGGCCTCCTCCCTAGCCCTCTCCAGGGCGCGGGTGCTGGGGGCGAGGACCTCGAGCCTGCCCGTCGATTGGAGCAGCTCCAGCAGCGACCTGCTACCCCGGTCCCTAACCTCCTCCAGGACCCTGGGGGGCGTGGCGAGCCTCCCGGGGAGGGCCGCCGCCTTCCCCGCTATGAATGCGCCGGTGTCGAGGACTATGGCCTCCCTA from Aeropyrum pernix K1 encodes:
- a CDS encoding RsmB/NOP family class I SAM-dependent RNA methyltransferase, whose product is MTSPAPLCGTSIAYDAGLAEVLEASSGPLCSLLASLERPPPRLYVRVNTLKVGVDRYLEMLRGVGLEFRVDEDIPEAIWHPVEGPFSWEFRGKRVVADKVASESVLMGSDLYAPGVVYARGVERGDEVVIVAPNGRVVGGGVAVMSWREMRRAGRGLAVRVTKPIYRAPRVSELPGFREGLVYGQSVTSMYVARALDPRPGWVVVDLNAAPGGKVSHVAQLAGREAVIVAIDRPSKVGRLRETLERLGAGWVRVVGGDSRRASRLLPGLAGRVDAVLVDPPCTNIGVIPKVFDVKTLRDSAAASRYQWMFVEEAWRLLRRGGLLAYSTCTLSSLENELIVARAEELGFRLTWSWGLRPSRGRRSWLGFRWEPHRDGTPGFFLAILEKP
- a CDS encoding NOB1 family endonuclease, yielding MRGSTQGCSPTGREAIVLDTGAFIAGKAAALPGRLATPPRVLEEVRDRGSRSLLELLQSTGRLEVLAPSTRALERAREEARRAGVLGRLSGADLEVLALALDLAWQGCRVAVATDDYTLQRLAARLGLGVVRLRYRGAV
- a CDS encoding ATP-dependent DNA ligase, which produces MPFKPVAEAFASMERITSRTQLTLLLTRLFKSTPPGAIGIVVYLIQGKLGPDWKGLPELGVGEKLLVKAIALAYKATEERVERLYKSVGDLGSVAERLSREYRSRAARAVTLEAFMAGGGEALTVRRVYNTLYRIAMAQGEGSRDIKLRLLAGLLADAEPVEAKYIVRFVEGRLRVGVGDATVLDALAMAFGGGAHARPVIERAYNLRADLGYIAEVVAREGVDALRGVKPQVGVPIRPMLAERGRDPAEILRKVGGRAVVEYKYDGERAQIHKKDGEVYIYSRRLENITRMFPDVVEMARKGLKAGEAIVEGEIVAVDPDNYEIQPFQVLMQRKRKHDIHRVMREVPVAVFLFDALYVDGEDLTSKPLPERRRRLKEIVVETPLWRLAESIETSDPEELWTFFLKAIEEGAEGVMVKAVHRDSVYTAGVRGWLWVKLKRDYKSEMMDTVDLVVVGAFYGRGKRGGKLSSLLMAAYDPDRDVFPTVCKVATGFTDEELDRMNEMLKKHIIPRKHPRVESRIEPDVWVEPALVAEILGAELTLSPMHTCCLNTVRPGVGISIRFPRFIRWRDDKSPEDATTTHELLEMYKRQLRRVEEPAEQV